A single genomic interval of Streptomyces graminofaciens harbors:
- a CDS encoding ATP-binding protein, whose translation MPLSYAGRIHRNGWFRGLYSCGTPPKRAPGGHDGGMAGLEGIEQPRRHVSATAARWSPAIEDERALKALELFGNPTEAEVPLPSRPESAATARRLAQVVVLRHWGLSPKMTEDAVLLVSELVGNAVRHTGARVFGLRMRRRRGWIRVEVRDPSRGLPCLMPVQEMDISGRGLFLVDKLADRWGVDLLPRGKTTWFEMRVADR comes from the coding sequence ATGCCTCTGTCATATGCCGGGCGAATCCACCGGAATGGTTGGTTCCGGGGGTTGTATTCCTGCGGAACGCCCCCGAAGCGCGCCCCGGGCGGCCATGATGGGGGCATGGCGGGGCTGGAGGGTATCGAACAGCCGCGGCGGCACGTGAGTGCGACCGCGGCGCGCTGGTCGCCTGCGATCGAGGACGAACGGGCGCTGAAGGCACTGGAGTTGTTCGGCAACCCGACGGAGGCCGAGGTCCCGCTGCCGTCCCGCCCCGAGTCCGCGGCCACCGCGCGCAGGCTCGCCCAGGTCGTCGTACTGCGCCACTGGGGGCTGTCGCCCAAGATGACCGAGGACGCGGTGTTACTCGTCTCCGAGCTGGTCGGCAACGCCGTGCGGCACACGGGGGCCCGTGTTTTCGGGCTGCGGATGCGGCGGCGGCGGGGGTGGATCCGGGTGGAGGTCCGCGATCCCTCGCGGGGGTTGCCCTGTCTGATGCCGGTGCAGGAGATGGACATCAGTGGGCGGGGGTTGTTCCTCGTCGACAAGTTGGCCGACCGGTGGGGGGTGGATCTGTTACCCCGGGGGAAGACGACGTGGTTCGAGATGAGAGTGGCGGACCGTTAG
- a CDS encoding enoyl-CoA hydratase/isomerase family protein, translating into MTVHLEVAEGVGTIRLDRPPMNALDIATQDRLKELAEEATRREDVRAVVIYGGEKVFAAGADIKEMQAMDHAAMVARSRDLQDSFTAVARIPKPVVAAITGYALGGGCELALCADYRIAAENAKLGQPEILLGLIPGAGGTQRLSRLVGPSKAKDLVFTGRMVKADEALTLGLVDRVVPADEVYEAAHTWAARLAQGPAIALRAAKECIDAGLETDLETGLAIERNWFAGLFATEDRERGMRSFVEEGPGKAKFL; encoded by the coding sequence ATGACTGTGCATCTCGAAGTCGCCGAGGGCGTCGGCACGATCCGGCTCGACCGTCCGCCCATGAACGCGCTGGACATCGCCACGCAGGACCGCCTCAAGGAACTGGCGGAGGAGGCCACGCGCCGCGAGGACGTGCGCGCCGTGGTGATCTACGGCGGGGAGAAGGTGTTCGCGGCCGGCGCCGACATCAAGGAGATGCAGGCCATGGACCACGCGGCGATGGTCGCGCGCTCCCGGGACCTGCAGGACTCCTTCACGGCGGTGGCCCGCATCCCGAAGCCGGTCGTCGCGGCCATCACGGGGTACGCCCTGGGCGGCGGCTGCGAGCTGGCGCTCTGCGCGGACTACCGCATCGCCGCGGAGAACGCGAAGCTCGGCCAGCCGGAGATCCTGCTCGGCCTGATCCCGGGTGCCGGCGGCACCCAGCGACTGTCCCGGCTCGTCGGCCCCTCCAAGGCGAAGGACCTCGTCTTCACCGGCCGGATGGTCAAGGCGGACGAGGCCCTCACGCTCGGCCTGGTCGACCGGGTCGTCCCGGCCGACGAGGTGTACGAGGCCGCGCACACGTGGGCCGCCAGGCTCGCCCAGGGCCCGGCGATCGCGCTGCGGGCGGCCAAGGAGTGCATCGACGCGGGCCTGGAGACCGACCTGGAGACGGGGCTCGCGATCGAACGGAACTGGTTCGCGGGGCTGTTCGCCACGGAGGACCGGGAGCGCGGGATGCGGAGCTTCGTGGAGGAGGGGCCGGGCAAGGCCAAGTTCCTCTGA
- a CDS encoding L,D-transpeptidase, producing MNGRPISGASVGARNRGSKGVLALLLGMTLFTATACGGGGGSDSGSGDGRKNGSDRTASDKADTAASKAVVSIAPKDGADDVATSGALKVTAAKGKLSEVTVKDGKGEEIAGEITDGGATWTPSTHLSSATEYKVHAVAKDSAGREAAEDSSFTTLTPKNTFVGMFTPEDGSKVGVGMPFSIRFTRGITAPDDVEKAITIKTEPAVDVEGHWFGNDRLDFRPEKYWKAGTKVTVDLNLDGVEGRDGVYGEQNKKVSFTIGRSQVSTVDVKTKKMVVRRDGKVIKTIPVTTGAPGYDTWNGQMVITERLSVTRMNGETVGYGGEYDIKDVPHAQRLTTSGTFIHGNYWGGDAFGNRNASHGCIGLRDVRGGYDKNVSAAWFFNRSMIGDVVVVKNSNDRIVDPDNGLNGWNMSWAKWKA from the coding sequence TTGAACGGGCGACCGATATCGGGGGCGTCGGTTGGCGCGCGGAACCGGGGGAGCAAGGGGGTCCTGGCACTGCTGCTCGGGATGACGCTCTTCACCGCGACCGCGTGCGGGGGCGGCGGGGGCTCGGACTCCGGCTCCGGCGACGGCAGGAAGAACGGCTCGGACAGGACCGCCTCCGACAAGGCGGACACCGCCGCCTCGAAGGCCGTGGTCTCCATCGCGCCCAAGGACGGCGCCGACGACGTGGCGACCAGCGGTGCCCTCAAGGTCACCGCCGCCAAGGGAAAGCTGTCCGAGGTCACGGTCAAGGACGGCAAGGGCGAGGAGATCGCCGGGGAGATCACGGACGGCGGCGCCACCTGGACGCCCTCCACCCACCTCTCCTCGGCCACCGAGTACAAGGTGCACGCGGTCGCGAAGGACTCCGCGGGGCGTGAGGCCGCCGAGGACTCGTCCTTCACCACGCTGACCCCGAAGAACACCTTCGTGGGCATGTTCACCCCCGAGGACGGCTCGAAGGTCGGCGTCGGCATGCCGTTCTCGATCCGCTTCACGCGCGGCATCACGGCCCCCGACGACGTCGAGAAGGCCATCACCATCAAGACCGAGCCGGCCGTCGACGTCGAGGGCCACTGGTTCGGCAACGACCGCCTCGACTTCCGCCCGGAGAAGTACTGGAAGGCGGGCACGAAGGTCACCGTCGACCTCAACCTCGACGGTGTCGAGGGCCGCGACGGCGTCTACGGCGAGCAGAACAAGAAGGTCTCCTTCACCATCGGCCGCAGCCAGGTCTCCACGGTCGACGTCAAGACCAAGAAGATGGTCGTCAGGCGCGACGGCAAGGTCATCAAGACCATCCCCGTCACCACCGGCGCGCCCGGCTACGACACCTGGAACGGCCAGATGGTCATCACCGAGCGCCTCTCGGTGACCCGGATGAACGGCGAGACGGTCGGCTACGGCGGCGAGTACGACATCAAGGACGTCCCGCACGCCCAGCGCCTGACCACCTCCGGCACCTTCATCCACGGCAACTACTGGGGCGGCGACGCCTTCGGCAACCGCAACGCCAGCCACGGCTGCATCGGTCTGCGCGATGTGCGCGGCGGCTACGACAAGAACGTTTCCGCGGCCTGGTTCTTCAACCGCTCGATGATCGGCGACGTCGTCGTCGTGAAGAACTCCAACGACCGGATCGTCGACCCGGACAACGGCCTCAACGGCTGGAACATGTCGTGGGCGAAGTGGAAGGCGTGA
- a CDS encoding L,D-transpeptidase, whose product MNHAQTHARRARAALAAALTWAGLLAGAVGCTPGTPLTSEKAPDDMIRVTPEDGSKGVRADQRFEVRVPSGRLESVKVVKSQDAQESPVPGRVSADGLTWRPTGARKLALAAKYTVDAVALDGHGRRSARHVTFTTQVPRKRFIAYVTPENRATVGTGMIVSLEFNRKIENRAAVERAVAVTASPAVDVRPHWFGRKRLDFRPEKYWKPGTKVTVGLRLRDVEGAPGVYGQQYKSFSFTVGRHQVSRVDAATHTMRVQRGDHHLATLPITAGAPGTTTYNGKMVVIEMLEVTRMNGATVGFKKADGKGEYDIPDVPHAMRLTTSGTFLHGNYWAPDAFGRANVSHGCVGLRDVKGGSSSTPAGWFFDRSLIGDVIEVVNSNDKKVAPDNGLGGWNLRWKEWKAGAAVK is encoded by the coding sequence GTGAACCACGCACAGACGCACGCGCGCCGCGCCCGGGCCGCGCTGGCCGCCGCACTGACCTGGGCAGGACTGCTCGCCGGAGCCGTCGGCTGCACCCCGGGAACGCCCCTGACCAGTGAGAAGGCGCCCGACGACATGATTCGTGTGACCCCCGAGGACGGCAGCAAGGGGGTGCGCGCCGACCAGCGCTTCGAGGTACGGGTGCCCAGCGGGCGCCTGGAGTCCGTGAAGGTCGTTAAGTCCCAGGACGCCCAGGAGTCACCCGTGCCCGGGCGTGTCTCGGCCGACGGACTGACATGGCGCCCCACCGGCGCACGGAAGCTCGCGCTGGCGGCCAAGTACACCGTCGACGCGGTCGCCCTGGACGGCCACGGCCGCCGCTCGGCGCGGCACGTCACCTTCACCACGCAGGTCCCCAGAAAACGCTTCATCGCGTACGTCACACCGGAGAACCGGGCCACCGTGGGCACCGGGATGATCGTCTCCCTGGAGTTCAACCGGAAGATCGAGAACCGCGCGGCCGTCGAGCGGGCCGTCGCCGTGACCGCCTCGCCGGCCGTCGACGTCCGGCCGCACTGGTTCGGCAGGAAGCGCCTGGACTTCCGGCCCGAGAAGTACTGGAAGCCCGGCACGAAGGTCACCGTCGGGCTGCGGCTGCGGGACGTCGAGGGGGCACCCGGCGTCTACGGGCAGCAGTACAAGAGCTTCTCCTTCACTGTCGGCAGACACCAGGTCAGCCGTGTCGACGCGGCCACCCACACCATGCGCGTCCAGCGCGGCGACCACCACCTCGCCACCCTGCCCATCACGGCCGGGGCGCCCGGCACGACCACGTACAACGGCAAGATGGTCGTCATCGAGATGCTCGAGGTGACCCGGATGAACGGCGCCACCGTCGGCTTCAAGAAGGCCGACGGCAAGGGCGAGTACGACATCCCGGACGTCCCGCACGCCATGCGCCTGACCACCTCCGGCACCTTCCTGCACGGCAACTACTGGGCGCCGGACGCCTTCGGGCGGGCCAATGTCAGCCACGGCTGTGTCGGGCTGCGCGATGTGAAGGGCGGCAGTTCCTCCACGCCCGCGGGCTGGTTCTTCGACCGCAGCCTCATCGGGGACGTCATCGAGGTGGTCAACAGCAACGACAAAAAGGTCGCTCCCGACAATGGCCTCGGCGGGTGGAACTTGCGCTGGAAGGAATGGAAAGCGGGTGCCGCGGTGAAGTAG
- the glgX gene encoding glycogen debranching protein GlgX, whose product MSSAAEQEAVQEARAVPAARPAPGLNGKRIPAEPSMPVWPGAPTPLGARFRVGPDGVAGTNFALWAGGAEAVELCLFSEEGVETRLRLTELTHEIWHGFVPGVLPGRRYGYRVHGRWDPWTGARWNPAKLLLDPYARAVDGEFSLPPEVYGHVRDWPEQRVADTVRDERDSAPYVPKGVVVHDDVTDDEWTYDRRPKTPWADSVIYELHVKGFTQLHPGIPEELRGTYAGLAHPAAIEHLVKLGVTAVELLPVHQFAHEDHLLRRGMRNYWGYNSIGYFAPHAAYAASGTTGQQVGEFKRMVRALHAAGIEVVLDVVYNHTAEADERGPSLSLRGIDNRGYYRLQGDARHYADYTGCGNTLHVVQPHVLRLITDSLRYWVTEMGVDGFRFDLAAALARSMHDVDMLSPFLAVIAQDPVLRRVKLIAEPWDVGSGGYQVGAFPPLWTEWNDRYRGAVRDFWRGALPDVRDLGYRLSGSSDLYAWGGRRPYASVNFITAHDGFTLRDLVSYEHKHNEANGEGNRDGSDDNRAWNCGAEGETEDEGVRALRRRQLRNLLTTLLLSTGVPMLVAGDELGRTQGGNNNAYCQDNEISWLDWGLLEEPGWKALFDLTARLIALRHEHPVLRRRAFFSGRAHSADGLRDLAWFTAHGTEMTEQDWYAPAATLGMYLSGRDIPGRDGRGAPILDDSFLAVLHAGDGPVDFVLPGPPWAERYEVVVDTAEEAQGEAPGVVHEAGETVVMAGRSVVLLRVVG is encoded by the coding sequence GTGTCGAGCGCAGCCGAGCAGGAGGCAGTTCAGGAGGCACGCGCGGTGCCGGCCGCGCGCCCGGCCCCCGGGCTGAACGGCAAACGGATCCCGGCGGAGCCGTCCATGCCCGTGTGGCCGGGCGCCCCGACCCCACTCGGGGCCCGCTTCCGGGTCGGCCCCGACGGAGTCGCGGGCACCAACTTCGCGCTGTGGGCGGGCGGGGCGGAGGCCGTGGAGCTGTGCCTGTTCTCCGAGGAGGGCGTGGAGACCCGGCTGAGGCTGACGGAACTCACACACGAGATCTGGCACGGCTTCGTGCCCGGCGTCCTCCCCGGCCGGCGGTACGGCTATCGGGTGCACGGCCGCTGGGACCCCTGGACCGGCGCCCGCTGGAACCCGGCGAAGCTGCTCCTGGACCCGTACGCGCGTGCCGTGGACGGCGAGTTCAGCCTGCCCCCCGAGGTGTACGGGCACGTCCGTGACTGGCCCGAGCAGCGGGTGGCGGACACCGTGCGCGACGAGCGGGACTCGGCGCCGTACGTCCCGAAGGGGGTCGTCGTCCACGATGACGTGACCGACGACGAATGGACGTACGACCGGCGCCCGAAGACCCCGTGGGCGGACTCGGTGATCTACGAGCTGCACGTGAAGGGGTTCACACAGCTGCACCCCGGCATCCCCGAGGAACTGCGCGGCACCTACGCGGGCCTGGCGCACCCGGCGGCGATCGAGCACCTGGTGAAGCTGGGCGTGACGGCGGTCGAGCTGCTCCCCGTCCATCAGTTCGCCCACGAGGACCACCTGCTGCGCCGGGGCATGCGCAACTACTGGGGCTACAACTCCATAGGCTACTTCGCCCCGCACGCGGCGTACGCGGCCTCCGGCACGACCGGCCAGCAGGTCGGCGAGTTCAAGCGCATGGTCCGGGCGCTGCACGCGGCCGGCATCGAGGTCGTCCTCGACGTCGTCTACAACCACACGGCCGAGGCCGACGAACGCGGCCCGAGCCTGTCCCTGCGGGGCATCGACAACCGCGGCTACTACCGGCTGCAGGGCGACGCGCGTCACTACGCCGACTACACGGGCTGCGGCAACACCCTGCACGTGGTCCAGCCGCACGTCCTGCGTCTGATCACGGACTCGCTGCGGTACTGGGTGACGGAGATGGGGGTGGACGGCTTCCGGTTCGATCTGGCTGCGGCACTCGCCAGGTCCATGCATGACGTCGACATGCTGTCTCCCTTCCTCGCCGTCATCGCCCAGGACCCCGTGCTGCGGCGGGTGAAGCTGATCGCCGAGCCGTGGGACGTCGGCTCGGGCGGCTACCAGGTGGGCGCCTTCCCACCCCTGTGGACGGAGTGGAACGACCGCTACCGGGGGGCCGTCCGGGACTTCTGGCGGGGCGCGCTGCCGGACGTACGGGATCTGGGGTACCGGCTGTCGGGGTCGAGCGACCTGTACGCGTGGGGAGGCCGCCGCCCGTACGCCTCCGTCAACTTCATCACCGCGCACGACGGTTTCACGCTCCGGGACCTCGTCTCGTACGAGCACAAGCACAACGAGGCGAACGGGGAGGGCAACCGGGACGGCTCGGACGACAACCGGGCCTGGAACTGCGGGGCCGAGGGCGAGACGGAGGACGAGGGCGTACGGGCGCTCAGGCGGCGGCAGCTGCGGAACCTGCTGACCACGCTGCTGCTGTCGACGGGTGTGCCCATGCTGGTCGCCGGGGACGAGCTGGGGCGCACGCAGGGCGGCAACAACAACGCGTACTGCCAGGACAACGAGATCAGCTGGCTGGACTGGGGGCTGCTGGAGGAGCCGGGCTGGAAGGCCCTGTTCGACCTGACGGCACGGCTGATCGCGCTCCGGCACGAGCACCCGGTGCTGCGCCGCCGGGCCTTCTTCTCCGGCCGGGCCCACTCGGCGGACGGGCTGCGGGACCTGGCGTGGTTCACGGCACACGGGACCGAGATGACGGAACAGGACTGGTACGCGCCGGCCGCCACGCTGGGCATGTACCTGTCCGGCCGGGACATCCCCGGCCGGGACGGGCGGGGGGCGCCGATCCTCGACGACAGTTTCCTGGCCGTGCTGCACGCCGGGGACGGCCCGGTGGACTTCGTCCTGCCGGGGCCGCCGTGGGCGGAGCGGTACGAGGTGGTCGTGGACACCGCGGAGGAGGCGCAGGGGGAGGCGCCCGGGGTGGTGCATGAGGCCGGGGAGACGGTGGTGATGGCGGGGAGGTCCGTGGTGCTGCTGCGGGTCGTGGGGTGA
- a CDS encoding NACHT domain-containing protein, producing the protein MSGQIDTLLPYGVGAVAFLALLFFFARPFLTTLAGDAAKATPGAVRRLYRRLRPVGGRKLRRYRNQVRTENSKVRLGLSPSGREGGGGHGTPGLRDVYVPLQCEQNGGRTDAATLLREHHRTVLLGAPGAGKSLLLKHEMLEWADGEDDKALPVIVELHACNTAQRPDDARGLFEWLITGKFAKAGISTAREMVESRLDSGGLRVFFDGLDEVGTEHFERAVRELREFAIRYGDCDMVVSCRSAAYDGQLQDVFEQEIRIAEFDDASILRFLSKWPELTDPVMAARIFQALQDDPELMVLARSPLMLTMIAYLQSGDRAESVGPLPNSRAAFYDMAVAHLLDRDRLLNRSEAIGVYNAGRKTLVLQRLALRQLSTSSARGDRQEITRERFERVIDELLPGFDLERSPHLQRMLAEIVHRSELIKDIDRGRHYQFTHLTLLEYLAACELRGDEQRLMEYYRRDPTPWRETVRMWCAVTRGSCTQVVREVFEDTDIRRQVLALQCLADTVHIEEELAEEVLAFFLGRLGAAGDVEGDVSKGLGILAASSGLRGRRVREALIAAARGPVSARRSAAIRALVVSGRQEAATALAWLEDDEARAALQAMGDVAVPSLAQVAEHGEVWAVRSLGSVGTPAAAVRLAGLLWAERIRRANGAEVAATAAWQLASLIRTPEVLSALAEWAPRSDVHHPYDWVWEPFQREKSLTVVVGRIAELMRTGVPSAWSGVTSIDPRIGIPLFACADFGRFGPGIPMGEIDHVLGEVQSVIPTVPGLPNQRPDARRRVTIARLFDSDAAVAPSGRRTLEPLRDALLTAHSVSAAQRAVLAALPWQAQTRLLGARFGSGASDTRGFRTKWRQVREEPDAPVALKGLAWTTGTLLALLTLVLGGTRLVSGAFAWAPWGMEPWGPRSLATAVLITMVAAMAGLARATGDGTIALLVVTEGVCATHLFWLTLASGRDLFGWPVALLVMGSLTLTTVAAALRAARITAKIDNPLRDALAAAE; encoded by the coding sequence GTGAGCGGACAGATCGACACACTCCTGCCGTACGGGGTCGGCGCCGTCGCCTTCCTGGCTCTGCTGTTCTTCTTCGCGCGCCCCTTCCTCACCACCCTGGCGGGCGACGCGGCGAAGGCCACCCCCGGTGCCGTACGACGGCTGTACCGGCGGCTGCGCCCCGTCGGCGGCCGGAAGCTGAGGCGGTACCGCAACCAGGTGCGGACCGAGAACTCCAAGGTCAGGCTGGGCCTTTCACCGAGCGGCCGGGAGGGCGGCGGCGGACACGGTACCCCCGGCCTGCGGGACGTGTACGTGCCGTTGCAGTGCGAGCAGAACGGCGGGCGCACCGACGCGGCGACGCTGCTGCGCGAGCACCATCGCACGGTGCTGCTGGGCGCGCCGGGCGCGGGCAAGTCGCTGCTGCTCAAGCACGAGATGCTGGAGTGGGCGGACGGGGAGGACGACAAGGCGCTGCCGGTGATCGTGGAACTGCACGCCTGCAACACGGCTCAGCGGCCCGATGACGCTCGTGGGCTGTTCGAGTGGTTGATCACCGGAAAGTTCGCGAAGGCCGGGATCTCGACGGCGAGGGAGATGGTGGAGAGCCGGCTGGACTCCGGCGGCCTGCGCGTCTTCTTCGACGGGCTCGACGAGGTGGGGACGGAGCACTTCGAGCGGGCCGTGCGTGAACTGCGGGAGTTCGCGATCCGGTACGGCGACTGCGACATGGTCGTGTCGTGCCGCAGCGCCGCGTACGACGGGCAGTTGCAGGATGTGTTCGAGCAGGAGATACGGATCGCCGAGTTCGACGACGCGTCGATCCTGCGGTTTCTGTCCAAGTGGCCGGAGCTGACGGATCCGGTGATGGCGGCGCGGATCTTCCAGGCCTTGCAGGACGATCCGGAGCTGATGGTGCTGGCGCGCAGTCCGTTGATGCTGACGATGATCGCGTACCTCCAGTCGGGCGACCGGGCGGAGAGCGTGGGCCCGCTGCCGAACTCCCGGGCCGCGTTCTACGACATGGCCGTCGCCCATCTCCTCGACCGGGACCGGCTGCTGAACCGCAGCGAGGCGATCGGCGTCTACAACGCGGGCCGCAAGACGCTGGTGCTCCAACGTCTCGCGCTCAGACAGCTGAGTACGTCCTCGGCGCGAGGGGATCGGCAGGAGATCACCCGTGAGCGGTTCGAGCGTGTGATCGACGAGCTGCTGCCGGGCTTCGACCTGGAACGGAGCCCGCATCTTCAGAGGATGCTGGCCGAGATCGTCCACCGCAGCGAGCTGATCAAGGACATCGACCGGGGGCGGCACTACCAGTTCACCCACCTGACGCTGTTGGAGTACCTCGCGGCGTGCGAGTTGCGGGGCGACGAGCAGCGGTTGATGGAGTACTACCGCCGGGATCCGACGCCGTGGCGGGAGACGGTGCGGATGTGGTGTGCGGTGACTCGGGGGTCCTGCACGCAGGTGGTACGGGAGGTGTTCGAGGACACCGACATACGGCGGCAAGTGCTGGCGTTGCAGTGCCTGGCCGATACGGTGCACATCGAGGAGGAGCTGGCGGAGGAGGTTCTGGCGTTCTTCCTGGGGCGGTTGGGGGCCGCCGGGGATGTGGAAGGCGATGTCTCCAAGGGGTTGGGGATCTTGGCGGCGAGCAGCGGGCTTCGGGGGCGGAGGGTGCGGGAGGCACTGATCGCGGCGGCACGGGGCCCTGTTTCGGCTCGGCGGTCGGCGGCGATACGGGCGCTCGTGGTGTCGGGGCGGCAGGAGGCGGCGACCGCGCTGGCGTGGCTGGAGGACGACGAGGCGAGGGCGGCGTTGCAGGCCATGGGGGACGTGGCGGTCCCGTCGCTGGCCCAGGTGGCGGAGCACGGGGAGGTGTGGGCCGTACGGTCCCTGGGGTCGGTGGGAACCCCGGCGGCAGCGGTTCGACTGGCCGGGCTGCTGTGGGCGGAGCGGATCCGGAGGGCGAACGGCGCCGAGGTCGCCGCCACGGCGGCGTGGCAGTTGGCGTCTCTCATCCGCACCCCGGAGGTGCTCTCCGCGCTCGCCGAGTGGGCGCCGCGGTCCGATGTCCACCACCCGTACGACTGGGTGTGGGAGCCCTTCCAGCGCGAGAAGAGCTTGACGGTGGTGGTCGGCAGGATCGCCGAGCTGATGCGCACGGGTGTCCCGTCCGCCTGGAGCGGCGTCACGTCGATCGACCCCCGCATCGGGATTCCGCTCTTCGCCTGCGCCGATTTCGGGCGCTTTGGTCCCGGGATTCCCATGGGAGAGATCGACCACGTCCTCGGCGAGGTCCAGTCGGTCATCCCCACCGTGCCCGGCCTGCCGAACCAGCGGCCTGACGCGCGCCGCCGGGTGACGATCGCGCGCCTCTTCGACTCCGACGCGGCAGTCGCCCCCTCCGGAAGACGCACCCTGGAACCGCTCAGGGACGCGCTTCTGACCGCCCACAGCGTGTCCGCAGCCCAGCGGGCCGTACTGGCGGCGCTGCCGTGGCAGGCTCAGACACGCCTCCTGGGTGCGCGTTTCGGCAGTGGCGCCTCCGACACTCGCGGCTTCCGGACGAAATGGCGTCAGGTCCGCGAGGAACCCGACGCGCCCGTGGCGTTGAAGGGCCTGGCCTGGACGACGGGGACGCTGCTGGCGCTCCTCACCCTCGTGCTCGGCGGGACACGCCTGGTGTCAGGGGCCTTCGCGTGGGCGCCGTGGGGGATGGAGCCCTGGGGGCCTCGTTCGCTCGCGACGGCAGTCCTGATCACCATGGTCGCCGCCATGGCCGGCCTGGCGAGAGCCACCGGCGACGGAACCATAGCCCTCCTCGTCGTGACCGAAGGCGTCTGTGCCACCCACCTCTTCTGGCTCACGCTCGCCTCGGGCAGGGACCTGTTCGGCTGGCCCGTAGCCCTGCTGGTCATGGGGTCGCTCACCCTGACCACCGTGGCGGCGGCCCTCCGCGCCGCCCGCATCACCGCCAAGATCGACAACCCCCTCCGCGACGCCCTCGCCGCCGCCGAATGA
- a CDS encoding ABC transporter ATP-binding protein has protein sequence MSTTRATTSEPESEPEPSRDRSAVRTLLRLWPYVRPVRVRLFTAAAVAIVASCTGLVIPLVLKWMVDGPVADRDPAGVWLGALYLLLLGLAEALLFGLRRWLVARPLAGVEAAMRADLYRHLQRLPMAFHDRWASGQLLSRGTTDLMLLRMFLAFPLTFLLVNAVTILAGLFIMLMQDWSLGLVILGPAVPVIVTCVLFEKRYAEVARLAQDQVGDLTTVVEESVLGIRIIKGFGRHRSQARAFRELSRTLRGTELRKARLLSAIWAVIVTLPELAIGAALVLGTVQVADGVLSAGTLVAFLSTALALRWPVDSIGFLLAMSQEAATATERYFEVMDEKPEAETVGTAVSGAAPADSEDSGLRFHDVVFRYPDAAPDTPPILTHIDLHIRPGESMALVGATGSGKTTLTALVPRLHETTSGRITLDGHDITEMSRESLRALVAVAFEEPTLFSATVGENVLMGAGHGAGEPELERALAIAQADFTHALPHGTGTQVGEQGLSLSGGQRQRLALARAVVGRPRFLVLDDPLSALDVHTEAAVEAALRQVLAETTALIVAHRPSTVLLADRVALLSGGRIAAVGTHHELLRTNAEYAHLMSGTEEDER, from the coding sequence ATGTCCACTACACGTGCAACCACCAGCGAACCCGAAAGCGAACCCGAGCCGTCCAGGGACCGTTCCGCCGTCAGAACGCTCCTGCGGCTGTGGCCGTACGTGCGGCCCGTGCGGGTACGGCTGTTCACGGCCGCGGCCGTGGCGATAGTGGCGTCCTGTACGGGGCTGGTGATCCCGCTCGTGCTGAAGTGGATGGTGGACGGACCCGTAGCCGACCGCGACCCGGCGGGCGTGTGGCTCGGCGCGCTGTATCTGCTGCTGCTCGGGCTCGCGGAGGCGCTGCTGTTCGGGTTACGGCGGTGGCTGGTGGCGCGACCGCTCGCCGGGGTCGAGGCGGCGATGCGCGCGGATCTGTACCGGCATCTGCAGCGGCTTCCGATGGCGTTCCACGACCGCTGGGCCTCGGGCCAGCTGCTGTCGCGCGGCACGACCGATCTCATGCTGCTGCGCATGTTCCTGGCCTTTCCGCTGACGTTCCTGCTGGTCAACGCCGTGACCATCCTCGCCGGCCTGTTCATCATGCTGATGCAGGACTGGTCGCTGGGGCTGGTGATCCTCGGGCCCGCGGTGCCCGTGATCGTCACATGTGTGCTCTTCGAGAAGCGGTACGCCGAGGTGGCGCGCCTCGCTCAGGACCAGGTCGGCGATCTGACCACGGTCGTCGAGGAGAGCGTGCTCGGGATCCGGATCATCAAGGGGTTCGGACGGCACCGCAGCCAGGCCCGGGCCTTCCGTGAACTGTCCAGGACGCTGCGCGGCACGGAATTGCGCAAGGCGAGGCTGCTCTCGGCGATCTGGGCGGTGATCGTGACACTGCCGGAGCTGGCGATCGGGGCGGCACTGGTGCTCGGGACGGTTCAGGTGGCGGACGGGGTGCTGTCGGCGGGAACGCTGGTCGCCTTCCTGTCCACGGCCCTCGCGCTGCGCTGGCCCGTCGACTCCATCGGGTTCCTGCTGGCGATGAGCCAGGAGGCGGCGACGGCGACGGAGCGGTACTTCGAGGTGATGGACGAGAAACCGGAGGCCGAGACCGTCGGTACGGCTGTGTCGGGTGCCGCACCAGCAGACTCCGAGGACAGCGGGCTCCGGTTCCACGACGTCGTCTTCCGCTACCCCGACGCCGCCCCCGACACGCCCCCCATCCTCACCCACATCGACCTCCACATCCGCCCCGGCGAGTCCATGGCCCTGGTCGGCGCCACCGGCTCCGGCAAGACCACCCTCACCGCCCTCGTCCCCCGCCTCCACGAAACGACCTCCGGCCGTATCACCCTCGACGGTCACGACATCACCGAGATGTCCCGGGAGTCGCTGCGCGCCCTCGTCGCCGTCGCCTTCGAGGAACCCACCCTCTTCTCCGCCACCGTCGGCGAGAACGTCCTCATGGGCGCAGGGCACGGCGCGGGCGAACCCGAGCTGGAGCGGGCCCTCGCCATCGCCCAGGCCGACTTCACGCACGCCCTGCCCCACGGCACCGGCACCCAGGTCGGCGAGCAGGGGCTCAGCCTCTCCGGGGGCCAGCGGCAGCGGCTGGCGCTGGCGCGGGCGGTGGTCGGCCGACCCCGTTTCCTCGTGCTGGACGACCCGCTGTCCGCGCTGGACGTGCACACGGAGGCCGCCGTCGAGGCCGCCCTGCGCCAGGTGCTCGCCGAGACGACCGCCCTGATCGTGGCGCACCGGCCGTCCACGGTCCTGCTCGCCGACCGCGTGGCCCTGCTCTCCGGCGGCCGTATCGCCGCGGTCGGCACCCACCACGAACTGCTGCGTACGAACGCCGAGTACGCCCATCTGATGTCCGGCACCGAGGAGGACGAACGATGA